From Carassius auratus strain Wakin chromosome 10, ASM336829v1, whole genome shotgun sequence, a single genomic window includes:
- the LOC113109569 gene encoding enolase-phosphatase E1, whose amino-acid sequence MAAIAVPENTRVFLLDIEGTTTPITFVKDILFPYIRENLEEYLSAHWEEDECKQDVHLLKKQAEEDLRLNKACHVHAVDQTVHTDEEKAIREVVEGVLWQMAADRKSTALKQLQGHMWRAAYMTGKIKGQVYQDVVPAIRRWRHHGLKVYIYSSGSVEAQKLLFGYSVQGDLLDLFDGHFDTNIGAKVESKSYENIAERIGCQPEEIMFLTDVTREAKAAEDAGVSVIMVVRPGNMELTEEERKHYRIITSFSQLELSGNV is encoded by the exons CAGCGATTGCAGTACCAGAAAATACTAGAGTCTTTCTTCTGGACATTGAAGGAACCACGACGCCCATCACGTTTGTCAAG GACATCTTATTCCCCTACATCCGAGAGAATCTGGAGGAATATCTGTCTGCTCACTGGGAGGAGGATGAATGCAAACAAGACGTGCATCTGCTCAAGAAACAG gctgAAGAAGACCTGCGGCTGAATAAAGCGTGTCACGTTCATGCGGTGGACCAGACGGTGCACACAGATGAGGAGAAGGCCATCCGGGAGGTGGTGGAGGGCGTCCTGTGGCAGATGGCAGCGGACAGAAAGAGCACTGCGCTCAAACAGCTGCAGGGACACATGTGGAGAGCTGCGTACATGACGGGGAAAATCAAAGGCCA GGTGTACCAGGATGTGGTTCCAGCCATCAGACGCTGGAGACATCACGGTCTGAAGGTCTACATCTACTCTTCAGGAAGTGTGGAGGCGCAGAAGCTGCTCTTCGGTTATTCTGTCCAAGGCGATCTCTTAGAT ctgtttgatGGTCACTTCGACACTAACATTGGTGCCAAAGTAGAAAGTAAGAGCTATGAGAACATCGCGGAGAGGATCGGATGCCAACCGGAGGAAATCATGTTCTTAACCGACGTCACACGAG AGGCGAAGGCAGCAGAGGATGCTGGGGTGAGCGTGATCATGGTAGTCAGACCTGGTAACATGGAGTTAACCGAAGAGGAGAGGAAGCATTATAGGATCATCACCTCTTTCAGCCAGTTAGAACTGAGCGGGAACGTTTGA